A single genomic interval of Pyrus communis chromosome 7, drPyrComm1.1, whole genome shotgun sequence harbors:
- the LOC137739776 gene encoding exportin-T-like, giving the protein MDDLEKAILILFDESGTVDSELKQKAKDYCDKIKEEKAICSVCIERLCFSSLVQVQFWCLQTLHEVIRVRYSSMSLDERFLIRKSVFSIACLGGFDDKSAGRVLEGPAFIKNKLAQVLVTLIYYEYPSIWSSVFGDFLSQLNKGAVVIDMFCRVLNALDEEVVNLDHPRTPEELSVAARIKDAMRQQCVAQIVRAWYDIVSMYRNSDEELCASVLESMRRYISWIDIGLIVNDAFIPLLFELVLVDGLSEQLRSAAAGCLSAAVSKRMDPQAKLQLLQSLQMRRVFGLVAQDSDSELVSNVAALITGYAVEVLECFKRLNSEDAKGISMELLNEVLPSVFYVMQNCELDSTFSIVQFLSGYVGTMKTLSPLRETQLGHVGQILEVIRSQIRYDPMYRENLDILDKIGKDEEDRMVEFRKDLFVLLRNVGRVAPDVTQIFIRNSLASAIGSSSDWNVEEVEAALSLFYAYGESINGEAIRTGSGLLGELVPMLLSTRFFCHSNRLVALVYLETVTRYMKFVQENTQYIHMVLAAFLDERGIHHPNANVSRRASYLFMRIVKLLRVKLVPFIQNILQSLHDTVAGFTRIDYTSKELSGSEDGSHIFEAIGLLIGMEDVPPAKQSDYLSSLLTPLCQQVEALLMNAKVLTPEEAPKKFANIQQIIVAINSLSKGFSERLVTASRPAIGLMFKQTLDVLLQVLVVFPNVETLRSKVTSFVHRMVDTLGASVFPYLPKALEQLLVDSEPKELVCLLLLLNQLICKFNTLFRDILDEVFPAITGRILNIIPVDALPSGPGSNTEENRELQELQRTLYTFLHVITTHDLSSVFLSPKSRSYLQPIMQLLLLTSCKHKDILVRKACVQIFIRLIKDWCAMPNGGEKVPGFQSFIIETFATNCCLYSLLDTSFEFRDANTLVLFGEIVLAQKVMYEKFGNDFLAHFVSKGFPAAHCPQDLAEKYCQQLQGSDIKALKSFYQSLIESLRHQQNGSLVVR; this is encoded by the exons ATGGATGATCTCGAAAAAGCAATACTTATATTGTTTGATGAGTCGGGCACCGTTGATTCTGAGCTGAAACAGAAGGCAAAAGACTACTGTGATAAAATCAAGGAGGAAAAAGCGATATGTAGTGTTTGTATTGAGAGGTTGTGTTTTTCGAGTTTAGTTCAAGTTCAGTTTTGGTGTTTGCAGACTCTACATGAGGTTATTAGGGTCCGGTACTCGTCGATGAGTCTAGATGAGAGGTTTTTGATAAGAAAATCGGTGTTTTCGATTGCATGTCTTGGTGGGTTTGATGATAAGAGTGCTGGTAGGGTTTTAGAAGGTCCTGCATTTATAAAGAATAAACTTGCGCAGGTTTTAGTGACTTTGATTTACTATGAGTACCCATCGATTTGGTCGTCAGTGTTTGGTGATTTTTTGTCACAACTGAATAAAGGCGCAGTGGTGATTGATATGTTTTGCCGGGTTTTGAATGCTCTGGATGAGGAAGTGGTTAATTTGGATCACCCTCGGACACCTGAGGAACTATCAGTGGCAGCGCGGATTAAGGATGCTATGAGGCAGCAGTGTGTAGCACAAATAGTTAGAGCCTGGTACGATATTGTGTCTATGTATAGGAACTCTGATGAAGAGCTTTGTGCTAGTGTATTAGAATCAATGAGGAGGTATATCTCTTGGATTGATATTGGATTAATTGTGAATGATGCCTTTATCCCGTTATTGTTTGagttggttttggttgatgggCTCTCCGAACAACTTCGTAGTGCAGCGGCTGGATGTTTGTCAGCAGCAGTATCAAAAAGGATGGATCCACAGGCAAAACTACAGCTGTTGCAAAGTCTTCAAATGCGTCGGGTTTTTGGACTAGTAGCTCAGGATAGTGACTCAGAGTTGGTTTCTAACGTAGCTGCATTGATTACTGGGTATGCAGTTGAGGTTCTTGAGTGCTTTAAACGGTTGAATTCTGAGGATGCTAAGGGTATTTCAATGGAGCTTTTGAATGAAGTTTTGCCCTCTGTATTTTATGTGATGCAGAACTGTGAGTTGGACTCAACATTTAGCATTGTGCAATTTCTTTCAGGTTATGTTGGCACAATGAAGACTCTTTCCCCACTGAGGGAAACACAGCTGGGTCATGTGGGTCAGATTTTGGAAGTGATCCGTTCGCAGATCCGCTATGATCCTATGTACCGTGAAAATCTAGATATATTGGATAAAATTGGAAAAGACGAGGAAGATAGGATGGTGGAGTTTAGaaaggatttgtttgtgctgctGCGTAATGTAGGTCGTGTAGCACCTGATGTCACTCAGATATTTATTCGAAACTCGTTGGCTAGTGCCATTGGATCATCATCAGACTGGAATGTTGAAGAGGTGGAAGCTGCACTTTCACTTTTCTATGCATATGGTGAGTCAATAAATGGCGAGGCAATCAGAACTGGGAGTGGTCTATTGGGTGAATTGGTACCAATGCTTTTATCTACAAGGTTCTTTTGCCATTCAAATAGGCTAGTTGCACTAGTGTATCTAGAAACGGTAACAAGATACATGAAGTTTGTTCAGGAGAATACCCAATATATTCACATGGTTTTGGCTGCCTTTCTTGATGAAAGGGGTATACACCATCCAAATGCCAATGTGAGTAGAAGGGCGAGTTATCTATTTATGAGGATTGTGAAATTGCTGAGAGTGAAGCTTGTTCCTTTCATACAAAATATTTTGCAG AGTTTGCATGATACAGTTGCTGGGTTTACAAGAATTGATTATACATCAAAAGAGCTTTCGGGGTCTGAAGATGGTAGTCACATTTTTGAG GCAATTGGTTTATTGATTGGCATGGAAGATGTACCACCAGCAAAGCAATCTGATTATCTCTCTTCACTTCTCACTCCTCTTTGTCAACAG GTTGAAGCATTGCTCATGAATGCCAAAGTATTGACTCCAGAAGAGGCACCAAAAAAATTTGCTAATATTCAGCAGATAATCGTGGCGATTAATTCTCTCAGCAAG GGATTCAGTGAGCGTCTTGTGACTGCTAGTCGACCTGCAATTGGTCTCATGTTCAAGCAG ACATTAGATGTTCTCCTTCAAGTACTGGTTGTGTTTCCTAACGTAGAGACTTTGCGCAGTAAG GTAACATCATTTGTACACCGTATGGTGGACACTCTAGGAGCATCTGTGTTTCCTTACCTCCCAAAGGCACTGGAGCAGTTGCTTGTGGATAGTGAG CCAAAGGAATTGGTTTGTTTGCTTCTGTTGCTTAATCAACTGATATGCAAGTTCAACACATTATTCCGTGACATACTGGATGAAGTATTTCCTGCTATTACTGGTAGGATATTAAATATTATTCCAGTAGACGCACTCCCCTCAGGACCTGGATCTAATACTGAG GAAAATCGGGAATTGCAAGAACTTCAGCGAACATTGTATACATTTCTTCATGTGATAACCACACATGATCTATCTTCTGTATTCCTATCCCCCAAAAGTAGGAGCTACTTACAGCCAATTATGCAGTTGCTTTTGTTAACATCTTGTAAGCACAAGGATATTCTTGTAAGAAAG GCATGCGTTCAGATATTTATTAGGCTGATTAAGGACTGGTGCGCGATGCCTAATGGTGGAGAAAAA GTACCTGGTTTCCAGAGTTTTATAATAGAGACCTTTGCTACAAACTGTTGTTTGTACAGCCTGCTCGACACCTCTTTCGAATTTCGTGATGCAAATACT CTCGTTTTGTTTGGAGAAATTGTACTTGCTCAGAAGGTTATGTATGAAAAGTTTGGCAATGATTTTCTAGCTCATTTCGTCTCAAAGGGTTTCCCAGCAGCACATTGCCCCCAAGATTTGGCTGAGAAATATTGCCAGCAGCTgcag GGTAGTGATATAAAGGCATTGAAGTCATTCTACCAGTCACTTATTGAAAGTTTGAGACATCAGCAGAATGGGAGCCTTGTTGTCAGATAG